Proteins encoded in a region of the Mixophyes fleayi isolate aMixFle1 chromosome 5, aMixFle1.hap1, whole genome shotgun sequence genome:
- the BPNT2 gene encoding Golgi-resident adenosine 3',5'-bisphosphate 3'-phosphatase — MAPMGIRLSPLGIGVFCLLGLGVLYHVYSGFLTWRIPSFLLGERGEDTVDLRELLAVSVKAAQLGGVEVKAVRESNKLNENLKGKTREGADDKMTRGDLLSNKKMASLIKNSFPGVQVNTEEHLDEEDKESSNWDHTLPDEIKDLIKHPKLVPAESITIWIDPLDATHEYTENLINYVTTMVCVAVDGKPIIGVIHKPFTGYTAWAMVEEGSNTKRRDSYNEEFPNIIVSRSHSGKVKEVTLQSFGNQTKIISAGGSGYKVLSLLDVTGNEQETADVYVHITYIKKWDICAGNAILNALGGHMTNLKGEEIIYTGSDGNEGGLLASIGVDHNALVEKLALKISPK; from the exons ATGGCGCCTATGGGCATCCGCCTGTCCCCCCTGGGCATCGGGGTGTTCTGCTTGCTCGGACTAGGGGTGCTGTACCATGTGTACTCGGGCTTCCTCACTTGGCGAATCCCCTCCTTCCTCCTGGGGGAGCGGGGGGAGGACACCGTGGACCTGCGGGAGCTGCTGGCGGTGTCGGTGAAGGCTGCACAGCTGGGCGGCGTGGAGGTGAAGGCTGTGCGGGAGAGCAACAAGCTCAACGAGAACCTGAAGGGGAAGACCAGGGAAGGGGCAGACGATAAGATGACCCGCGGGGATCTGCTATCTAACAAGAAGATGGCCAGTCTCATTAAGAACAGCTTCCCCGGGGTTCAA GTGAACACTGAAGAGCATCTCGATGAAGAGGACAAGGAATCTAGCAACTGGGATCACACTTTACCTGATGAGATAAAAGATCTAATCAAGCACCCAAAATTAGTCCCTGCAGAAAGTATCACTATATGGATAGATCCGCTGGATGCAACTCACGAGTATACag AGAATCTCATTAATTACGTCACTACTATGGTATGTGTTGCTGTGGATGGAAAACCCATTATAGGGGTAATACATAAACCTTTCACAGGTTATACtg CGTGGGCAATGGTGGAGGAAGGCTCAAATACAAAGAGGCGAGACTCTTACAATGAGGAATTTCCAAACATCATCGTGTCCCGGAGCCATTCTGGGAAGGTGAAAGAAGtgaccctccagtcctttggcaaCCAAACTAAAATCATATCTGCTGGAGGATCAG GTTATAAAGTTCTTTCATTGCTGGATGTGACCGGAAATGAACAAGAAACTGCTGATGTGTATGTTCACATAACTTACATTAAGAAGTGGGACATTTGTGCTGGAAATGCTATACTGAATGCACTTGGTGGTCACATGACTAATCTTAAAGGAGAAGAAATTATTTATACAGGATCGGATGGAAATGAAGGGGGTCTGCTAGCAAGCATTGGGGTTGACCACAATGCACTTGTAGAAAAATTAGCGCTAAAAATATCAcccaagtaa